The Impatiens glandulifera chromosome 3, dImpGla2.1, whole genome shotgun sequence genome contains a region encoding:
- the LOC124930158 gene encoding ras-related protein Rab7-like → MPNSRRRTLLKVIILGDSGVGKTSLMNQYVNKKFSHQYKATIGADFLTKEVQFEDKLFTLQIWDTAGQERFQSLGVAFYRGADCCVLVYDVNVMKSFDNLNNWREEFLIQASPSDPENFPFIVIGNKIDVDGGNNRVVSEKKAKAWCASKGNIPYFETSAKEGINVEEAFLVIARDALKSGEEEEIYMPDTIDVGSSSQQRSSSGCDC, encoded by the exons ATGCCGAATTCTCGAAGGAGGACACTTTTGAAAGTCATAATTTTGGGTGATAGCGG AGTTGGGAAGACGTCTTTGATGAATCA ATATGTCAATAAGAAGTTCAGCCATCAGTATAAAGCAACAATTGGAGCTGATTTCTTGACAAAGGAGGTGCAATTCGAGGACAAGCTTTTTACTCTGCAG ATCTGGGACACAGCAGGCCAGGAAAGATTTCAAAGCCTTGGTGTTGCATTTTACCGTGGAGCTGATTGTTGCGTTCTTGTTTATGATGTCAATGTAATGAAGTCATTTGACAATCTTAACAATTGGAGAGAAGAGTTCCTTATTCAG GCAAGCCCTTCTGATCCCGAAAACTTCCCATTCATTGTTATAGGGAACAAAATAGACGTGGATGGTGGAAACAATAGAGTG GTTTCAGAGAAAAAAGCTAAAGCTTGGTGTGCCTCAAAAGGGAATATCCCATACTTCGAAACATCGGCCAAAGAGGGAATCAATGTGGAAGAAGCTTTCCTGGTAATAGCAAGGGATGCTCTTAAGAGTggagaagaggaagaaat atatatGCCCGATACCATTGATGTTGGAAGCAGCAGTCAGCAAAGGTCGTCCAGTGGGTGCGATTGCTGA
- the LOC124931462 gene encoding respiratory burst oxidase homolog protein B: MTSSKKFNRLDRSKSGAAGALRGLQFLNKNNVGNDGWSEIESRFSDLSVNGLLPKSLFGQCIGMKESNEFAGEIFDALARRRGITSVSITKVQLRDFWEQISDTSFDARLQTFFDMVDKNADGRITEEEVKQIITLSAAANKLSKIQTNAEEYSALIMEELDPDNLGYIELYNLETLLLQVPNQSTHLTTSNSRVMSQMLSQKLLPTREPNPIKRSYKYLSYFIEDNWKRIWVLALWLSICAALFAWKFVQYKHRAVYHVMGYCVTTAKGAAETTKLNMAIILLPVCRNTITWLRSRTKLGLIIPFDDNINFHKVVAWGIAVGVGLHAGAHLTCDFPRLLHATDEEYEPMKQFFGEKRPNNYWWFVKGTEGWTGVIMVVLMVVAFTLAQPWFRRNRVNLPKTIKNLTGFNAFWYSHHLFVIVYVLFIIHGYFLYLSKKWYKKTTWMYLAVPVLLYATERLIRAFRSGYKTVRILKVAVYPGNVLALYMSKPQGFKYTSGQYVFVNCSDVSPLQWHPFSITSAPGDDYLSIHIRTVGDWTSKLRSIFSKVCQPPIEDQSGLLRADIGQGNEKIPKMPRLLIDGPYGAPAQDYKQYDVLLLAGLGIGATPLISIVKDVLNNNNKQHKDIEEGKKNPFATKQAYFYWVTREQGSFEWFRGVMNEVAENDEQGLIELHNYCTSVYEEGDARSALITMLQSLNHAKNGVDIVSGTRVKTHFARPNWRNVYKRVALNHPNKRVGVFYCGRPGLVRELRQLAQDFSHKTSTKFDFHKENF; encoded by the exons ATGACTTCTTCCAAGAAGTTTAATCGTCTCGACAGATCAAAGTCCGGCGCCGCCGGAGCTCTCCGGGGATTACAGTTTCTGAATAAGAATAACGTTGGCAATGATGGGTGGTCGGAAATTGAATCGAGGTTTTCTGATTTGTCTGTTAATGGGTTGTTACCCAAATCTCTCTTTGGACAATGCATCG GTATGAAAGAGTCGAATGAATTTGCGGGGGAGATATTTGATGCTTTAGCACGAAGGAGAGGAATAACATCGGTATCGATAACAAAAGTTCAATTACGTGATTTTTGGGAACAGATTTCGGATACAAGTTTTGATGCTAGATTACAAACATTTTTTGATAT GGTTGACAAGAATGCGGATGGAAGAATTACGGAAGAAGAAGTGAAACAGATCATAACTCTAAGTGCTGCTGCAAATAAGTTATCGAAGATCCAAACAAATGCTGAGGAATATTCAGCCCTAATTATGGAAGAGCTTGATCCCGATAACCTAGGATACATCGAg TTGTACAATTTGGAGACATTACTTCTACAAGTACCAAACCAATCTACACACCTAACAACATCGAACAGTCGAGTAATGAGCCAAATGTTAAGCCAAAAGCTACTCCCAACCCGAGAGCCAAACCCTATAAAAAGATCCTACAAATATCTCTCATACTTCATCGAAGACAATTGGAAGCGAATTTGGGTTCTAGCCCTATGGTTATCGATTTGTGCCGCCCTTTTCGCTTGGAAATTCGTACAATACAAACACCGAGCCGTGTACCATGTGATGGGCTATTGCGTAACCACAGCCAAAGGAGCTGCCGAAACAACGAAACTCAACATGGCGATAATCCTCCTCCCGGTTTGTCGAAACACAATTACTTGGCTAAGAAGTCGAACCAAATTGGGATTAATAATCCCATTCGACGATAACATAAATTTTCACAAGGTTGTAGCTTGGGGGATCGCGGTTGGGGTAGGTTTACACGCGGGAGCTCATCTTACGTGTGATTTTCCTCGCTTGCTTCACGCGACTGATGAGGAGTATGAGCCAATGAAACAGTTTTTCGGGGAGAAGAGACCGAATAACTATTGGTGGTTTGTAAAAGGGACCGAGGGATGGACCGGAGTTATTATGGTTGTGTTGATGGTTGTGGCTTTTACGTTGGCACAACCTTGGTTTCGTCGAAATCGAGTTAACCTACCGAAGACTATCAAGAATTTAACCGGTTTTAATGCGTTTTGGTATTCTCATCATTTGTTTGTGATTGTTTATGTCCTATTCATCATACATGGATACTTTCTATACCTTTCAAAGAAATGGTACAAGAAAAcg ACATGGATGTACCTAGCCGTACCAGTTTTGTTGTACGCGACTGAACGTCTTATTCGAGCGTTCAGATCGGGGTACAAGACTGTTCGTATTTTGAag GTTGCAGTTTATCCTGGAAATGTCCTCGCATTGTACATGTCCAAACCTCAAGGTTTTAAATACACAAGTGGTCAATATGTATTCGTAAATTGCTCCGACGTCTCACCGTTACAATG GCATCCCTTTTCGATTACTTCTGCACCGGGAGATGATTACTTGAGCATTCACATCCGAACCGTAGGCGATTGGACTTCTAAACTAAGATCCATCTTCTCAAAG GTTTGTCAACCTCCAATTGAAGACCAAAGCGGGCTACTAAGAGCCGACATAGGACAAGGAAACGAAAAGATACCTAAGATGCCTAGGTTACTAATCGACGGTCCTTATGGAGCCCCAGCACAAGACTACAAACAATACGACGTTCTCCTCTTGGCCGGTTTAGGCATAGGTGCCACTCCTCTCATTAGCATTGTGAAAGATGTCCTTAACAACAACAATAAACAACATAAGGATATTGAAGAAGGGAAGAAGAATCCTTTCGCGACAAAACAAGCATATTTCTATTGGGTCACAAGGGAGCAAGGTTCGTTTGAGTGGTTTAGAGGCGTGATGAATGAGGTAGCAGAGAACGACGAGCAAGGACTCATTGAGCTTCATAATTATTGCACGAGCGTGTACGAGGAAGGCGACGCTCGATCAGCTTTGATTACAATGTTGCAGTCGCTTAACCATGCTAAAAATGGGGTTGACATAGTTTCGGGTACGAGGGTTAAGACACATTTTGCTAGGCCGAATTGGCGTAATGTCTATAAGCGTGTGGCTCTCAACCACCCCAACAAACGAGTTG gAGTATTCTATTGCGGGCGACCAGGATTGGTGAGAGAGTTGAGACAGTTGGCTCAAGATTTTTCACACAAAACAAGTACCAAGTTCGATTTCCACAAGGAGAACTTTTGA